GGGAACTGCCGCAATTGTTCAGTGACCTGGACCTGCGCCTTGCCGGTCGCACGATTCTGATCCAACAGCTTGGGCAGATCTTCGATGTTCTTGGTACCGAACACCGCGGAAACCCATGGCGCAGTATCCGCGATCTTCTTGCGGTCAAGCTGGGCCATGCAGCCGCCAACGGCGATCTGCAGGTTCGGCCGAACCAGTTTGACGCGATTGAATCGGCCAATGGTGCCATACATGCGTTCGGCTGCGTTCTCGCGTACCGCACAGGTATTGAGCACCAGCAAATCGAGGTCATTGTCATTGATCTGGTCCTCGGTTGCAGGCACGTAGCCATTGGCCTCCAGCACGCCGGCGATGCGCTCGGAATCGTGCACGTTCATCTGGCAGCCGAGCGTATGGATATGGAACACGCCCTTGCCGCGTTTCTCCAGCAAACCATCGGTTCCATCGGCTGCAATCGAGGCGCGCTCCGCCTCGGTCATCATGTCTTCATTCATAACGACCGATTCTATCGACGGGGTTCGTCATGCTCCGGTCACGTATGCCATTGGTTGTCACGATGTCAAATTATGGGTTCTTGGAAAGATTCCCCGCGAACGTCCAGATTGGCTGGAATCCGCCGAGTATATTGGTGGACGTGATACTTGACCGACATAGCCGACTCAAAACCTCCGATCTGCAAGCCCGTCTCAAAGCGTTGGATCTTCCGGGAGGCACCTTCACTCCCGAACAGGTCGTTGAATTCGTTGACCTCATGCAGGTGTATGAAGGCGCGATGTACGAGATCAGCACCAAACTGGAGATTCTCGACGACGAGTTCCAGGTGCGGTTCAGCCATGACCCGATACATCATATGGAACGCCGTCTGAAGTCGGTGAGCTCGATCATCGGCAAACTGGAGCGCAAGGGTCTGCCGATCGGCGTCAATTCGATTAAGGACAATCTGTTCGATGTGGCCGGCATCCGCGTGATCTGTAATTACCGCGACGACGTGTATTCCGTGTCCAACTATCTGTCGTCGCAGTCCGATATTCAGGTGCTGCGCGTCAAGGATTACATCAAGAACCCGAAACAGAACGGGTATCGTTCATTGCACGTAATCTACGCGGTGCCCGTGTTCCTCTCCTCGGGCGCGCATTACACGCCGGTGGAGGTGCAGTTCCGCACCATCGCCATGGATTATTGGGCGTCGCTGGAGCATGCGCTGCGCTACAAGACCGATTTGCCGGACAACAAGCTCGCCGAGCATTCCCAGACGCTGCTCGACTGCGCGCGCTCATTGCAGAACATCGAGGTACAGATGCAGAACATCCACCGCGACATCAACGGCGCGCCGCAAGTGGGCGAAGCGCCTAAGACCTCGGACTGAGGTGCTATGGAATCGGCCTGCGGCCGATTCATTCACCGTTGCGGCCACTTCGGCAGCCTGGCCGGCGCTTGGGCCAGTAGGGTGCCGAGGAAGATGAGGGCGCAGCCGAGGTAGCCGCGCGGGGTCATCACTTCACCGAGAAGCAACGCACCGCCTACCGCCGAGAAGAACGATTCGAGGCTCATCAGCAGGCTGGCTCGCGTCGGTGGCACCCATTGCTGGCCGACCACCTGCAAGGTGTACGCGATGCCCACCGAGCCGATGCCGGCGTACAGAATCGGAATCCAGGAATGAGCAGCGCCGGCCCAGTCGACCGAGCCTTCGATCAGCGAACCCGCCCAGCTCAGCACGGCGGTGGTGCAGAACTGGCCGAATGAAAGCTTGATGGCGTCCACGGTGCCGCCCAAAGTATCGATCACCAGAATATGCACGGCGAACAGCACGGCCGTGAACACGAGCAGGATATCCGCCAGGCCGATCGAACCGAAACCATCGGTGATGCACAGCAGATAGAAGCCGGCGATGGACAGCGCCACGGCCACGAACACCAGCATGCCGATGCGCCGGCGCAGGAACACGAAGGCCAGCAACGGCACCATCACGATGTACATGGCGGTCAGGAATCCCGCACGGCCGGCCGATTTGCCGTACAGAATGCCATACTGCTGCAGGGTGCTGGCGGTGAACAGCACGATGCCGCAGATCACGGAAATGACCACCGGGTTGGCGAGCAATCGCGCCACGGCCGAATCGGGCTTGTTCGCATTCAGCTTGGCACCGGTGATGGTAACGACGTCGGATGCACCGTTCGATGCGGCATCTGTGGAGACGGCCACGGATGCCTCGGTCCCAACGACATCGGCCCCGGCTGTATCGCCCTTATCCGCGCTCCCCCGGCCACGCATCCACAGCAGAATCGGCACCAAAGACAGTGCTCCCAGCGTGAAGCGCGCGGCGTTGAAGAACATCGGCGACATCGAATCCATGCCCTGGACCTGCGCCACGAACGCAAAACCCCAGATCAGCGCGGTCAACAACAGGCTCAGCATGCCTACGAGTTCTTGTCTTTTCACGGGGAGCCAGCCTAACGTGCGAATGTGACAGACATGAAAAAGCCCGGCCACAATGTGGTCGGGCTGTGACGTTTGACGGGCAGGCTACATGCCGCTCGCCAATCGGCTGTCGAGGCTAGTCCCTGTTGCCGAGCAGCTGCAGGATGTACAGGAACATGTTCACGAAGTCGAGGTACAGGTTCAGGGCGCACAGGATGGAGATCTTCTTGACCATTTCCGGGCCCTGGGCCTCGTATTCGGTCAGCAGCGCGCGCGTGGACTGCGCGTCGTAGATGGTCATGCCGGCGAACAGGATCAGGCCGATGGCGCAGACGATCTTGGTCATGCCGTCGACCTGCACGAAGGCGAGCACGATCTGCGAGATGATGAGCACAATCAGGCCGATCATCAGGATCGGGCCGGCCTTGAGCATGTTGAACTTGGTAGTCATGCCGAACATGGTCAGCGCAAAGAAGAACGCGGCGGTGACACCGAGTGCCACGCCGATCGAGCCGAGGTCGTAGACCATGAAGATCGAGCTCAAGGTGAAGCCCATCAATGCGGCGTACACATAGAACATGACGCGCGCGGTGGCCGACTTCATCTTGGTGACGCGCATGCCGAGCACCACGGCCAGGGCAATCTGCACCACGCACAGGCCGATGAGGCCCACCATGCCGGTGGCCATGAGGAAGCTGTAGTAGGCTCCAGTGATCTGGCCGAGCACGGCGACCACGGCGGTGACGAGGATGCCGATGGTCATCTCGCCGTACACCTTGGTCACTGAGACTCGGCGGGCTTCCTCATAGTTGTAGGTCATCGTCGTGTTGATGGTGGCCGCACCCGCACCGGCACCAGTACCCTGCGGCACGTATTGGTAGGTGGGAGCGCCCTGCGGCTGGGCATAGTAGTTCTGGCCGTAACCGGACTGTGCGTATTGCTGGCCATATCCAGACTGTTGGGCGGCGTTGTAATCAGGCGTGTTGTATTGCGGGTTGTATTGCCCGTTGTTCTGGGGCTGCTGACCGAATGTCATAATCGCTCCTTTAGCGTTTGTTCCAGTACCAATCTTAGAGGAACAAAGCTGAACATTCCATGAATATGATCGATCGGCTCGTTCTGCTCATCTCAAAGCGTAACGGGCGTTTCCACCATGCGCGTGGCATGCACTTGAGATTCGATTGACATTCGATCGCAGCTTGGACCGCCGCGCGATTCACTGCAACGTGAAGGTATGCGTCACCTTGGTGTCTTGATCCGTTGATAGGAACGCAGTGACATCCACCGTAATCGGCGAATCGTCTTGCAGCACATAGCCCAGCGTCACCGTTGCCGCGGTCCCGGGCTGTGCTTGGGCCAAATACGAATTCGCGTCATAGCCTTCAGGCTGATCGAAGTATACTGCCGTCTCCAGTTCGGTGCCGTTCTGGAACACGTTCGGGTGAGCCAAAGTGGCGAACGAGTTGTTCTTGGACGTGTTGTTCGTCCATTCATAAGTCACCAGAGCGGTGGGCTTGCCGTTATAGTCGTTGACGCTTTTCACGGCGGAGACTATTTTCACGTGGGCACCTTCGATATCACCTTCCAAATCCTGCTCGCCCTGCGCTTTCTGCTCGGATGCCTTGCTCTTGGAGGCATCAGACGATTTGCCCGCGGACTTTGATGATGAGGATTGTGACGTGTCGATGCCCTTGGACTCCTTAATGGAATCGTCAATGGCCTTGCTGGCAGCGGACTGCATGGCCAGCGTGATCACAATGGCCAACACCGACAGCACCGCCGCCACAATGGACAGCACCTTGCCGCGTTTCTTGCCCCGGAAGGTGCCCACTATGGCGATAATCGCCAGTATGACGCCGATGAAGCCAAGGATTGCGGCGATATTGTTGACGATGGGAATAAAACTCAGCACCAAACCCAACGCGCCAAACACCACGGCCGCGATGCCGCAGATGGTGGTATGCAGATGTTGCGGTTGCGGCGGCTGAGGCTGAGGCTGTTGTGGCTGGTACTGCTGTGGCTGGTACTGCTGTGGGGATGAGGGAACCGGCTGCGGGGCGATGTTGTGGTTGGACATGATGTGCTCCTTCTCGTATTCTTCCCCGAAATAGGGATGTGAGCACGACGCTACCGGCCGCGAAACAGCGACGTTAGTGGACGAACGGTCATTGTTCGTTGCCTGTTCGGGCAATACGGAGGTGATAACGGTGCCCGCATGTCCAGTGGCGGGGGCCGGATGCAGGTCATACAGTGGAAAGCATGACGAACCCACAACGCGCCGCCGGGCCATACCCCGGTTTCCGACCCGGCTCACGGCCTGACGCTCGCCCTATGCCCGGCACGGGGTCCCCGGTTCCTACACCGGATACGGACGAGGTGCCCGTGACTACGCGCGTATGGTGTTCGGTCGTTATGGTGCCATTGGCCAGTTTCATGTGCATGGCGCAAACCTCGTTCTTCGCCCAGAATTTTGCGCAGGATTCCGCAGGATACACGCTGATGGTCCTCTGCACCTTGCTGGCATTCCCGGCAGGGTTCCTGCTCTTGGCCCGCAGCGAATACCCGGAGGCGACGTTCTGGATCGCCTGCGCGCTGGTGGTCGTGTTCCCGTATGACTCGCTCATCGCACTGATGGCGATGACCTCATTGCTCGCCCGTCGTTCAAACCGGAACACGACCATCCGCGCCACGGTTGGCGGCACCATCGTGACGCTCATCTCCCAGCTCCGCGACGCCCTGCAACAGCCCAAAGCCTCGATTTGGCATCTGATTTTCGCTCAACCGCATACCGGCGGCGATTCAGGCTCCCCGATGGTGATGCTGGTGGAGGAGCCGACCGTCATCATCACCGCCACGGTGGCCTCACTGGTGTTCGTGACCATCGCTACGCTCATCGGCCTGCATATCCGTTCGCGCGCCCGCCTGCGCACGGCGAATGCGGTGGCCAGCGCGGCCACCACGCATGCCGCGACCCTGCAGACCGACCTGACCAACCAGCAGCTCGCCGACGCCATCGCAGCCGAAGCGCACGACACCCTCGCGCATTCCCTGTCCCTGATGGCCCTGAACGCCAGCGCGCTCAAGGCGGAGGCGGCCAAGCTCGGCGACTCCCCCGAAGCGCAATCGTTGGCGGATAAGGCCGAGGACATCCGTCGGCAGTCGGCCGGGGCATTGGACGAGGCCCACTCGATCATCGACATGCTGCGCAACCCGCACCAGGCATGGGAGCAGCTCGCCCCGTCCGACGACACGTCGCTGACCCGCGAATCGCTGGATGCGCTGATTGCGGACACGCGCAACTCGGGCACGTCGCTCAACACCTGGATCGATATCCAGCAGCTGAGCGTGATGGATGAGTCAATCGGCAAGGTGGCCTACCGCGCGATCCAGGAGGGATTGACGAACGCGCGGCGGCACGCGCCCGGAGCGCCGGTGTCGTTGGAGGTCTCCGCCACGCCGCAGGCGGGCGTACATATCCATATCAGCAATCCGATCGCCACGGATGCGACCGAGACGCAGCGGGCCCATGGGGCCGGACTGCCTGGTTTGGCAGCGCGCGTGCACTCGGTCAACGGGCAATGCCGGTATGGGATGGACGATCGGCACCTGTTCCATGTCGACGTGCAACTGCCTTGGCGCAGCTAAGATGGCTAGCGTGAGTGAGAAGAACGGGAATAGTGTGTCTGGTGGAAAGCCCGAACGCGGCGGTCTGACCGGAAGCGGCACCGGCTTAGAGCCCAAGCCGATCCGGGTCAGCGTCATCGATGACGATCCGATGATCTGCCAGGCGATGAGCCTGATCCTCAACGATTATTCCCACGGGCGCATCGAAGTCGTCTCCACGTCCACCGATGGCGAGACCTGCGTGAGGCGGGCTGCCGAGGAAAAGCCGGATGTGGTGCTGATGGACATCGCCATGCCCGGCGTGGACGGCATCGAGGCGACCCGTCTGCTGCGCTCGCTCTCCCCCGCGCCGCACGTGCTGATCCTGACCTCGTTGAGTCCGTCCGGCACCGTGGAACGCGCGGTGGAGGCGGGCGCCGAGGGGTTCGTGTCGAAAACCGATGCGGCGGACGATATCATCCGCCGCATCATCGGGGTATGCGAGGGCGCGCCGCAGTTCAACACGGCCAGTCAGAAACAGCTGATCGACGATCTGAGCGTCACGCGGCCGCGTTCGCGCCGCGATGAGGCGCGCGCCCTGCTCGACGCGCTGCCCGACCGCGAGCGCGAGGCCGTGATGCTGGCGGCCGAGGGCTATACGAACGCCGAAATCGCCTCCCGCATGTTCATTTCGGAGCGTACGGCGAAGGCGCATCTTTCTTCCGCGGCGAACAAGCTCGACATGGGCCGCGTGCAGATGGCGCGGCTGGTGGAGCGGGCCGATCTGCCGGCGCGGCTGTAAGTCGTCCGGTTGTTGAGCCGTATCAGTCATAATGGGAATATGAGTGAAGCGATTATTCGAACATTACGTAGGGATGACTATCCGGCGCTGATCGACCTGGTGCGCCGCACCTGGTATGCCGAATTCGATGAGCGGACCGGTCTGCTGGCGGCCGAAGCGGACTGGGAGAACTGTCTGGCGCGCACCACCAACGCGTTCGTCGCCGAACTGGACGGCCAGCCGGTCGCCCTGATCGTGGGGCGCGTCGATGCGCTGGACCATCGGAGCCCGCTCAACTCGCATCGGATCAACTCGTGGAACGCGCTGGCGCGGCTCGTGTTCGCGAAGGGCGGAATCAAGGCCGCCGGCGAGATTCTGGGCATTCTCGGCATCGACAAACGGCTGCGCGCCCAGGCCGCGAGCGCCGGGCATGACTATGCGGCGGAAGTGGTGCTGTTCGTACTTGACCCGGCGGCGCGCGGCCACGGGCTGGGCCGGCGCATGTTCGAGACGCTGATGGACGCGTTCCGCCTGGCCGGCGTGCGCGACTACTTCCTGTTCACGGACACCACATGCGATGTCGGGTTCTATGTGCATCGCGGCCTGACGCAGGTGTGCGAGCAGTCACTGCCCGCATCCGTGCCGGGAGAAAACCCGTCTTCGTTCTACTTGTATGAGGGGTCGGTGCCCGAGCCGGCGTGATGTGCCCGCCGTCGGGCAAACACTGGTAGGCTTGAGCACAAGTTGGTATGCCGGCATACCGTCCACAGGCCGGCGACGAAGGGGCTGACATGGCAATCAGTGCGAAGGAACTACCACTCGGGAAAGTGTTCACCCCGGATTTCCGGTTCACGATCCCCTCATTCCAGCGGGCCTACATCTGGAAGACCGAGAACATCCTGCAACTGGTAAGCGACTTGGATGACGCCTGCAAGTCGCCCGGTACTCCGTACTTCCTCGGCTCGCTAATTCTGGTGCGCGAGGGCGATAACCGTTACGACGTAATCGACGGGCAGCAGCGGCTGGTATCCCTGTCGATCATCATCGCCGTGTTGCGCGATCTGGAGCGCGATCCGGACCTCATGCGCCAACTCGATGCGCTGCTGGTGGAGCCCGGCGACAAGCTGCGCGGCATCGTCACCGAGCCTCGCCTCACGTTGCGCGAGCGCGACGCAGCGTTCTTCCGCGAACACGTGCAGGAAGACAATCTCGAATCCGTGTTCGATATGAACGACGATGATCTAGCGACCGCAGCGCAACGCAATATCGTAGCCAACATCCGTAAGACGTACGACGAGATTTCCAATTGGTCGGATGCCGGACGCCAGCAATTCGCGCAGTATCTGGTCAACGAGGTGACGCTGGTCATCGTGACCACCGACGATCTCGACGGCGCGCATCGCATCTTCGACGTGATGAACATGCGCGGCCTGCCGCTCACCTCGTCCGACGTGTTCAAGGCGCGCGCCACGGCCGGCCTGTCGACCGCCGAACTTGACGTGTACGCCGCCCGTTGGGATGACATCATTGACCCGATTGGCGACGATCCGCATGACTGTGAGGAATTCTTCGCCTATCTGCATCTCGTGCTCACGCACAAGCCGGCCACCGACAAGCTCATCGAGGATTTCCTGGCCGACGTGCTGCAACCGTACATCGACAAAGGCACGGTGCCCACGTTCATCAACCAGGTGCTGGCACCCTACGCGATGGCGTGGCGGATCATCGCGCGCCCCAGCGATACCGTACTGCCCGCCGAGGTGCGTAGCCGGCTTGAGGGATTGGATGATTACCGCAGCCACGAATGGAAGCCCGTGGCCATGTGGGCGTTGGTCAATTCGTATCGCGGGCTGGGCGACGCCGATTTGTCGCCGTTTGTGGTTCGTGCCTCGCGTATCGCCAGAACCACGGCCACGCTGGAATCGTTGGGTGCCCATGACGAGCGTCGGCTGCTGGAAATTCTGACCGCATTGGAACAGGTGACCGGCATCCGCACGCTGAATCGCACTGGAGCGTTGGAGCGGCGCGGTTATGCGAACGCCGCCATCCGTGATCTTGACAAGGGCTATCTGGTCCAGCGCGTGAACGGGTTGCATGTCTCGGACGGCGACCGTGAAGGCGCATTGGTCCGTTTGCATGGCGAGATGCAGGGTGACGGCGATTTGGTCCGTCTGCTGCTGATTCGCGCCAACGAGCAGAAGGCCGGCATGCAGTTGGATCGACCACGCCGGTTCAGTGCGCTGCCGATTATGCCGTTGGATATCGAACGGTCGAAATCGTTTGCGGACTGGCCGCAGGATCAGCATGATTTCTGGATGTACCGACTCGGCAATATGGCGCTGGTGCAGGGCCCTGAGGATCAGTTGGACAGGTTGAGTGAATATCCGGCACGTCGCGACCGCATGCTGTTGCGCGCGGATTCGCGTCGTTTCCCGCTGACCAATCAGTTGAAGGATTTCGCTGACTGCACACCTGCCCTGTTGGAAGCGCGGCAGGAAGAGGCGGTCCGACTCATCGTGGAATACTGGGGCATCCGGTATGACAAGGACGCCCGCGATCTGACCAAGCAGAATGTCGATGAGTTGTCGAAGACCTCTCCACGGCCGTCTCATAGTTCGCGGCGCGTCACGATCCGGCAGGTGATTGACGCGGGTCTTCTGGTGCCGGGCGAGCGTCTGGTGTGGGAGCGGCCGCGCAAGGGCGAGCGCTGGTTCGTCACGGTCACCGAAAACGGTCGTCTCCGTCTGGATGACGGCTCCGAATATCCGACTCCGACCGCCGCGGCCCGTGCCGCCGCCGGAGGACGTCGCGGCGGCGGTCTGGACGTGTGGAAGCGCACGCGCAACGGCCAGAAGCTCAGTGACATCTGGAAGCAGTTCCGTCTGCAGGCGCAGTAGCCGGCACATCATTGGTGGCTCCCCTCCGTGAGGGGAGCCACACGCTTGTCTATGCCAGCGCCGCCACGATTTCAGCCGGCGTTTTGCAATATTCGGGAAAATGCTTGGCTAGTTTTTTGTCATACGTCACCACATAGGTGGCCCCGGATTGTTGTGCGGCGGCGATAATAAGGTCATCCTCGAAATCGTTATGCGCGTGCCGCAACGACTGCGCCAATTCACATTCCTCCGCGCCAATCGGCACGATTGTCATGAGCTCCTTGAGTTTGCTGATTCCCGACCATGCCACCTCCGGCAATATCAGCTTGGCGGTGGTCGCAACGACCATGGATTCGTCATTCATGAATCGTTCTTTGAATCGTTCCGGGGTGATGTAGAACACGTCCTTCAGCGACAGTGACGCACAGGACAGCTTTACCTCCCGCTCGACGCATCGCTCGAACAGTTTCATGACATCCTTGATGAACCGAGGCGTACAGAGCATGTAATAAATAAGGATATTGGTGTCGCACAAGATCGACACCTGCTTTGACTGCCTCATGACAGACTCCGCTCCTTCTCCAAATAACGCGCATAGTCCGACTGATGCCTGTATTCCTTCAGCCGTTCGTCAGCTATCTCATCGCGGAACTGCTTGTAGGTAAGGCCTTCCATGAGGTCGGTGTCTTCTGAGATCAGTCCGGCCTTGACCAGTTCCTTGTGTACGTATCCGGCACCTTCTCGAATCAGTTTCAGCTTGCGCTGCTTTTCCTCCTCGCGGGCTTGCTCTTCGGCGGTCGTTTCCAAGGCCGGCACTTCCTTGCGGTCGGCGATGTACAACCACAGCGACCGGATTACGTCACTCACCGATACGCCTTTGCCCTTGAGGACTTCTTCGACCTCGTTCTTCAGTTTCGCATCAATGCGAACGTTCATTTGGACCATGGTCATGGCAACCTCCATTCCAAAGATGCTATACAGTATAGCATACTGACGTGCATGAAAAAGGCCGGCATCCGTTGGTGGATACCGACCTTTACTCCCCCTCAGTCAGCTTCGCTGACAGCTCCCCTCAGAGAGGGGAGCCAGAATAAGTCACTTCATGAGGTTGCGCAGCACGTACTGGAGGATGCCGCCGTTACGGTAGTAGTCGGCCTCACCGGGCGTGTCGATGCGGACCACCGCGTCGAACTCGGTCTTGGAGCCGTCCTCGTGGGTGGCGGTGACGTGGACCGTCTTGGGGGTCACGCCCTCGTTGAGCTTCTCGACGCCGGCGATATCGTAGGTCTCGGTGCCGTTGAGGCCCAGGGACTCATAGGATTCGCCTGCCGGGAACTGCAACGGCAGCACGCCCATGCCAATCAGGTTGGAGCGATGGATGCGCTCGAAGCTTTCGGTGATCACGGCCTTGACGCCGAGCATCACCGTGCCCTTGGCAGCCCAGTCGCGCGAGGAGCCGGTGCCGTATTCCTTGCCGGCGAGCACCACGAGCGGCACCTTGTTGTCGATGTAGTCGCGGGAGGCTTCGAAGATCGTGGTCGGCTTCTTGGCGAGGAAGTCGTAGGTGAAGCCGCCGGGCGTCACCTCCTCGCCCACGGAGGCGAGCAGCTGGTTGCGAAGGCGGATGTTGCCGAACGTACCACGCACCATGATCTCATGGTTGCCTCGGCGAGAACCGTAGGAGTTGAAGTTCTTCGGCTCCACGCCGCGCTCGGTCAGGTACTTGCCGGCCGGGCCGGAGGCCTTGAACGCGCCTGCCGGGGAGATGTGGTCGGTGGTGACCGAGTCGCCCAGGAGGGCCAGCACGCGGGCGCCGTGGATGTCGGCGACCGGGTCCGGCGTGGCCTTCATGCCGTCGAAGAAGGTCTGCTTGCGCACGTAGGTGGACTTGTCGTTCCACGCGAACAGCTCGCCTTCCGGCACGTCGAGGCCCTTCCAGCGGTGGTCGCCGTCGAACACGGAGGCGTAGTCTTTGAGGAACATCTCGCGGCTCACAGTGCCGTCGACCACGGCGGCCACCTCGGAGTTGGTGGGCCAGATATCCTTCAAGTACACGTCATTGCCGTCCGCGTCGGTGCCGAGCGGTTGGGTTTCGAAGTCGAAGTCCATCGTGCCGGCGAGCGCGTAGGCGATGACCAGCGGCGGGGAGGCCAGATAGTTCATCTT
This DNA window, taken from Bifidobacterium longum subsp. longum JCM 1217, encodes the following:
- a CDS encoding DMT family transporter gives rise to the protein MLSLLLTALIWGFAFVAQVQGMDSMSPMFFNAARFTLGALSLVPILLWMRGRGSADKGDTAGADVVGTEASVAVSTDAASNGASDVVTITGAKLNANKPDSAVARLLANPVVISVICGIVLFTASTLQQYGILYGKSAGRAGFLTAMYIVMVPLLAFVFLRRRIGMLVFVAVALSIAGFYLLCITDGFGSIGLADILLVFTAVLFAVHILVIDTLGGTVDAIKLSFGQFCTTAVLSWAGSLIEGSVDWAGAAHSWIPILYAGIGSVGIAYTLQVVGQQWVPPTRASLLMSLESFFSAVGGALLLGEVMTPRGYLGCALIFLGTLLAQAPARLPKWPQR
- a CDS encoding type II toxin-antitoxin system RelB/DinJ family antitoxin; translation: MTMVQMNVRIDAKLKNEVEEVLKGKGVSVSDVIRSLWLYIADRKEVPALETTAEEQAREEEKQRKLKLIREGAGYVHKELVKAGLISEDTDLMEGLTYKQFRDEIADERLKEYRHQSDYARYLEKERSLS
- a CDS encoding response regulator transcription factor, with the translated sequence MSGGKPERGGLTGSGTGLEPKPIRVSVIDDDPMICQAMSLILNDYSHGRIEVVSTSTDGETCVRRAAEEKPDVVLMDIAMPGVDGIEATRLLRSLSPAPHVLILTSLSPSGTVERAVEAGAEGFVSKTDAADDIIRRIIGVCEGAPQFNTASQKQLIDDLSVTRPRSRRDEARALLDALPDREREAVMLAAEGYTNAEIASRMFISERTAKAHLSSAANKLDMGRVQMARLVERADLPARL
- a CDS encoding sensor histidine kinase; the protein is MVPLASFMCMAQTSFFAQNFAQDSAGYTLMVLCTLLAFPAGFLLLARSEYPEATFWIACALVVVFPYDSLIALMAMTSLLARRSNRNTTIRATVGGTIVTLISQLRDALQQPKASIWHLIFAQPHTGGDSGSPMVMLVEEPTVIITATVASLVFVTIATLIGLHIRSRARLRTANAVASAATTHAATLQTDLTNQQLADAIAAEAHDTLAHSLSLMALNASALKAEAAKLGDSPEAQSLADKAEDIRRQSAGALDEAHSIIDMLRNPHQAWEQLAPSDDTSLTRESLDALIADTRNSGTSLNTWIDIQQLSVMDESIGKVAYRAIQEGLTNARRHAPGAPVSLEVSATPQAGVHIHISNPIATDATETQRAHGAGLPGLAARVHSVNGQCRYGMDDRHLFHVDVQLPWRS
- a CDS encoding DUF5067 domain-containing protein, translated to MSNHNIAPQPVPSSPQQYQPQQYQPQQPQPQPPQPQHLHTTICGIAAVVFGALGLVLSFIPIVNNIAAILGFIGVILAIIAIVGTFRGKKRGKVLSIVAAVLSVLAIVITLAMQSAASKAIDDSIKESKGIDTSQSSSSKSAGKSSDASKSKASEQKAQGEQDLEGDIEGAHVKIVSAVKSVNDYNGKPTALVTYEWTNNTSKNNSFATLAHPNVFQNGTELETAVYFDQPEGYDANSYLAQAQPGTAATVTLGYVLQDDSPITVDVTAFLSTDQDTKVTHTFTLQ
- a CDS encoding GTP pyrophosphokinase; protein product: MVDVILDRHSRLKTSDLQARLKALDLPGGTFTPEQVVEFVDLMQVYEGAMYEISTKLEILDDEFQVRFSHDPIHHMERRLKSVSSIIGKLERKGLPIGVNSIKDNLFDVAGIRVICNYRDDVYSVSNYLSSQSDIQVLRVKDYIKNPKQNGYRSLHVIYAVPVFLSSGAHYTPVEVQFRTIAMDYWASLEHALRYKTDLPDNKLAEHSQTLLDCARSLQNIEVQMQNIHRDINGAPQVGEAPKTSD
- a CDS encoding Bax inhibitor-1/YccA family protein, translated to MTFGQQPQNNGQYNPQYNTPDYNAAQQSGYGQQYAQSGYGQNYYAQPQGAPTYQYVPQGTGAGAGAATINTTMTYNYEEARRVSVTKVYGEMTIGILVTAVVAVLGQITGAYYSFLMATGMVGLIGLCVVQIALAVVLGMRVTKMKSATARVMFYVYAALMGFTLSSIFMVYDLGSIGVALGVTAAFFFALTMFGMTTKFNMLKAGPILMIGLIVLIISQIVLAFVQVDGMTKIVCAIGLILFAGMTIYDAQSTRALLTEYEAQGPEMVKKISILCALNLYLDFVNMFLYILQLLGNRD
- a CDS encoding GmrSD restriction endonuclease domain-containing protein: MAISAKELPLGKVFTPDFRFTIPSFQRAYIWKTENILQLVSDLDDACKSPGTPYFLGSLILVREGDNRYDVIDGQQRLVSLSIIIAVLRDLERDPDLMRQLDALLVEPGDKLRGIVTEPRLTLRERDAAFFREHVQEDNLESVFDMNDDDLATAAQRNIVANIRKTYDEISNWSDAGRQQFAQYLVNEVTLVIVTTDDLDGAHRIFDVMNMRGLPLTSSDVFKARATAGLSTAELDVYAARWDDIIDPIGDDPHDCEEFFAYLHLVLTHKPATDKLIEDFLADVLQPYIDKGTVPTFINQVLAPYAMAWRIIARPSDTVLPAEVRSRLEGLDDYRSHEWKPVAMWALVNSYRGLGDADLSPFVVRASRIARTTATLESLGAHDERRLLEILTALEQVTGIRTLNRTGALERRGYANAAIRDLDKGYLVQRVNGLHVSDGDREGALVRLHGEMQGDGDLVRLLLIRANEQKAGMQLDRPRRFSALPIMPLDIERSKSFADWPQDQHDFWMYRLGNMALVQGPEDQLDRLSEYPARRDRMLLRADSRRFPLTNQLKDFADCTPALLEARQEEAVRLIVEYWGIRYDKDARDLTKQNVDELSKTSPRPSHSSRRVTIRQVIDAGLLVPGERLVWERPRKGERWFVTVTENGRLRLDDGSEYPTPTAAARAAAGGRRGGGLDVWKRTRNGQKLSDIWKQFRLQAQ
- a CDS encoding type II toxin-antitoxin system VapC family toxin, with protein sequence MRQSKQVSILCDTNILIYYMLCTPRFIKDVMKLFERCVEREVKLSCASLSLKDVFYITPERFKERFMNDESMVVATTAKLILPEVAWSGISKLKELMTIVPIGAEECELAQSLRHAHNDFEDDLIIAAAQQSGATYVVTYDKKLAKHFPEYCKTPAEIVAALA
- a CDS encoding GNAT family N-acetyltransferase, which codes for MSEAIIRTLRRDDYPALIDLVRRTWYAEFDERTGLLAAEADWENCLARTTNAFVAELDGQPVALIVGRVDALDHRSPLNSHRINSWNALARLVFAKGGIKAAGEILGILGIDKRLRAQAASAGHDYAAEVVLFVLDPAARGHGLGRRMFETLMDAFRLAGVRDYFLFTDTTCDVGFYVHRGLTQVCEQSLPASVPGENPSSFYLYEGSVPEPA